AGTGGCTGGAACTTAGGACGGTGTAGGCAGATGGAGCACTTGCCCTTTGGTTGAAGATAGAGCAAAGGTGCTCATTCCCTTGTTCCTACTTTCACCACACTGGGTCTTTTTACTGTGACATTCTATCCTGAGGAATTTGAGCCACGTCAGTGCATGCTTAAAAGTAGTGGCAGTATTTGATAAGTAAAAGCGTGAAAGGTATCAAAGTGAAGCTTTTAAGGTGCAGTGGTAgaggcttggaggggagacctggCTTTggcatggtttaaggagtctctAGCGAGCTGGTTAGCAGTTTGGGGAACTGTCTGGATCTTCTGATATTCCCAAGTTAAAATAACCACTTGATGGTGGATCTTTTTGGAAAGCGCCTCTGCAGTGCCCGTGTCTCTGTTCTGTGTCTGTCCCACGATTCCTGCTGTTTACTCTGAGTTGTAGAAGTTATGATGGCTGTGATTGTAATGGTCTTCTTCATCTCCAATGCTGGGATAGTTGGGCGTGAGGCAATACTTGGAGTCATAGACCTGCCGGGGCAGCCCGTATACAGTCATACCCTGCTGTGAAGCCCCTTTGTTGCTGCCCATCTGCAGGGAGATGTTCTGGGTGTCGCAGTGCTCCATGCCCAGGGTGGGTTCAAAGATCTGCCGCTTGGTTCCAGGAGCTGTCATGCCCGCCTGGGGATGGACGTAGGTGGGGGTAGAGGGAGAAGAGCAGATAAATAGGAAATAGTTAAAGAACAAAAGCCCTTTGCAATATGTCTTAAGGAGAAAAATGGGAAACGtgcagcagggataggcaacctggtgccctccagatgtttttcacTTCCACTTCCATaagtctcagggcatgtctacaccagccctatatccctggatcgttcctgtacatccagatgtcacacgggatcccgggagcaggcaggatgatccctccattttcctgggatgacccttaggtgtagaaagggcctcagtcagCATCGCCAAGGTcaaggattctgggagctgtagtcaaaaacatctggagggtgccaagttacCTACTTGTGGCATACAGGCTTCATGTGACATCTCCACTAGTacttagagcatctctacatgagcaatttattgcacactaatgaataataataataataaatttatttcttacccgcctctccattttgattgaggcggggaacaatagtaaatataaaatacataaaactgaatcgaaacataatatacattgttaaaacatcctaaaaactttctaaaaacatcctaaaaccactccattagccactcatggaagtttgtgggtcttttacatgatgccatTAGCCTCCAGTACGTCTCCTGCGCTTTCCCCTGTTTATCCTgctttgaaaaagaaacaaaccttAATGGCGTGAAATCAGCAGTGTGTGaagctggcattgcactataattccaccactagatggcggtgtTTCATTTAACAATAACATTGCCAagaggagaagttttcaattcaaaatcaagtGGTCACTGTCTAAGGAGCCAATCGCAAATGCAGAAAGATTCCGGAAGAAGAAACCCCGGTAAGAGTGCTTTTTTTGCTTTCCATAATGTAGACACACTGTTAGTGTAGCTAACAGGCCTTTACTagctttaaagaaaaggaaaattctAGTTCACATGTTTAAGTATCTGCATTGTAAGGTTGAGATACTTGCTTCCTAGTATAACATATGCTTCAGATACCTCTTCTGAGTTTACCTTGATCTTTGGGGAGATAAAAATATTGTTGAACACTTTGAGATTAGATGTACCAGCTTTTGGAACAACATTTTGGAGGAAATAACTACCCAGGCCATGTTTACTGGCAATCTTATCTTGAGATAACAGTCCCTGTCTGGCCTGAACTAGCTTTAGCCTCAGTTCACATGTTTGTTTGAGGTTAGGAGCAAGGCAGATGGCTCGAAAAGAATCATGGgcttgttttaaatcagttttgctGTTCATTCTGGGTTAAGTGATCAGGTCCAAACAGTAAGGGCTTTATCTCAAGCGAATATACTAATATTTTGGATGCTGTGGAGGTTGACCccaaccccctgcattgagcagggggttggactcgatggccttgtaggccccttccaactctgctattctatgattctaagttggtGGACAGATTTCTAATGCTCCAGTTGGAAGGACAGAAGACAAAACAGAGGGCAAAAATGGCATCTTTCTAGAGTCAGCTCATTGGTTTTTGACCAAGACAGGAGAACCCAGCCACAGACAATATGTAATTGGGATATTAAGCCTGTCTCTCTTGAACTTCGCCTGATCTCACTCCAATTAAGTATATTTCCTTTCTTAGTTGGAGCATTAAATCCCCCCATCTTAGTAAcacacatttttctcagttcCCATTTCTTACCTGGCTAGCCCCCTTGTTAGTTCCCATCTGTAGACTGATTGTGGCTTGATCTAGAGGTTGGTCTGTGCCCAACTTGGGGTCATAAAGGTGCCGACGTGTGCCATATGCTGTCATGCCCTGCTGGCTGGCGAACTTGTTGGTGCCCATCTGAGAAGAACGTAGTGTTGATAATTAGAACGGCCGTTCCATCATTGTCAAGTTTTCCTTTGGCGAACAGTTATCCATCCAGCTACCCACTGATGGAACCCCCCACCATATCCTCCATctagaccagagctttccaaactatgtgtcgcgacacgttagtgtgtcagctgcagtattcaggtgtgtcgcgcgaacgtaacgagaaacctctgagtctatgtgaaataaacaataccaacttgcatgcatttttacgcagcaaaggtgccgattagtatggtgcacgagtatattccccttctgtcctatccgtgtatgcacaccacggtcgagggatcatacaggtactgcgcatgcgcagtacgcATAATCGGggcgaaacagctgattccgcgtcacttccagtgacgcggctgcacctgaagtgacgcattcgagaaattccatgggtccagttttttgatagaacaccgtctcaaccgccgctcgacaaaattggttcaatgtatgttattatcttgcaaatgtatgttattatcttgcaaatcatacattaaaaaaaatataaatgcaaggttttcatgagatgtgTTGTAGCGaaatacatttcgttattacaatttatgtatgtgtccgtatctcttataaggggttagtttaaccttcggtttgctagtaaaactgaattgctgtgtcgcgaaatgatgcatgtctaaaaagtgtgtcgccAACAGGAAAAGTTTGCAAAGCTCTGCTCTAGACAATTCCATATTCGTCATTCGATTTCTGCTTCTGCTACACATCTCAGCCACGTATGTGATGGTTCTAGAAGACCTGGCAGCTGGAGGTTCTTTAATTTGTTCTCACCACATTAGGTTTTGGAACATCCTGGCTAAAGTTAGATAGGCTTGTTAACCAAGCTGCCTGTTTTAATGAACCGTAGATAGGAGTAGCCAGTTGGGAGGGGGTAGAACAGGAGTGAATGTAGCTGGTTTCTAGACAGCGCCGATGTTGGTACAATTTGAACCCTGACTGATTTTTATGTTGTGTCCTCCCTGGATCTCTACTGTTCTTAGCCTAGTGTTTTGCTCTGCTTCCTAATTTGCCTGGTTGCCCTTTTTGTAACCCTTGTGCTGCTCAGAGAGAGGACTGAACAGATTGTCTCAGTTCCACTCTGCCTGTCGTGATCTGCTGTGGTTTCTCCGTGTCTGAATTCCAGTATTAGAAGTAAGAATATTAATAGATCACATATGCGTGGAGCCccatcattttaaaaagtggggaaattTTCCGCCACTTATGATCctttgagaataataataataataataataataataataataataataggaagtttaaaaacaaaacgaaaacagcattagcaattttaaaaaagtacaagggaaattaaaataattgcacaaaacaatattaaaaaactTTAAATTGTTTAAAGTGTCTTGCAAACGTCCAGAAATATAATCTAGAAGAGTTAACCATTCCAACATTGAGTTCCATTCCAGTAAGCATACTGGGTAAACTTGAGCTTCAAAATCCAGGGTGAAATCTGGCAGAGATGGATTCCGTTAGCACCCCCTAGTTCCTGGCTCTTCCATGGAGGAACCTCCAGTTCCTGGTATTCTGGGATAGCTGTCCCCTACAGCAGCTTTTCAGAAGCTGTATTTCCAAGTGCCCCCATCCTGTGAAGACCTGCTATCTCAGAATTGCTCACTTCCCTTACCAAAGAGCCTTCACTTCCATTGAAGAAGATAACTTGCCAGCACCAGAGTTAGACAGGAGAAGCTACTAGATTAACAAAATGAGACAGCAAGAAGGGCTCCCATCAGCATTTGGAGAAGCTCCCATCAGCATTTGTGGTTCTGCCTTAAAGTAGGCCAACATGGTACGTGCATATGTGTGCTGCATACACACTGCTGTAGTACCCTGGAGCCTAACCAGTTTAGATTGGCAAGAGGTTCACAGGACTACGGTTGTGTCTGGCATATGTGTAGGCACATGCTGAGAAaaccagtgtggtgaagtgattagagtgttggcctgggacttgggagacccaggttctagtccccactcagccatggaagctccctgggtgactttgggccagtcactgactctctacctaacctaccttgcaaggtggttgtgagaataaaagggagaggagggccacgtaagctgccttgggttccttgcaagaggataaaaTGTGAGATATTACATGTAATATAAatatgggaggggaggggagccagtTCAATAAAACCCCAGGAGCTGGAGAGACTGAAGTcattccatttccccacccccccatatTTTTAGGCCCAATAAGtccttgaggggggaaatgtaccccccaatatttttccaattttcccTGGTCTTCATACATCAAACTTGTAAAAATGGTTTTAAGGGTGACAGTCAACAGACAAACACGCCAGTGCTAAAGTTCTATAACATCAAGAAAGAGGCGAATTCTTATGGAGTCTTACACTATCAATTATTTCGTTTTTAATGTCCCATGGTCCACAGGGTATCTCTGTATTTCTTTAGATAGGTGCAATGTCATCCAGatcctctaggtggcagtgtAATGCCCAAAGCCGCCTCGCAtcgccagggccggtgccagactattttgcgccctaggcaaggtgatcTGCTTTCACAcacgcccccccccactccaaaaaaatgccaactttgatttttaagaacagatgtttcctcgAAAAAATAAGAAgcgcaaaacttgaaactgctaaatgtattttaaagtgcaagaaatacatcatgccaattatagcaaacaaattggaaaggaacgtctatgggtctaaaatgcattatttaataggaatatgacctccaaatcatcccccccaactcacatgtgtGCAAACAcatactcagcatcactcactccaaacaaacacacgcatgaacacatgcattcactcaaagaccccctgcacccatacatctcattctctctctcgctctctcttccgggtgtgttctggaagtccaaacgtggagccgccccacccccaccccagcgtccttggCTTCGCTTCGGCCGGGCGCGAGGCGCCATCTCaccagcccaggcccagctgaatcctcgggctggctcacagccaacacacgtGACTGCTGTGCTGtacctggtgcccctcttagcttggcgctctaggcggccgcctgtgtggcctctatggtagcaccggccctgcgcaTCGCAATGCTCAGGTTGGATGTACTGCTTCCCAACCCCCAACTATTTCTAGTTGCTTGTGACTGCAACCAACCTTCAGCCAGGGTTTGGGTGGCTGCACAGTCACCTCCAAATGATCATTCAAGACCTCAAGAATTGGACTCGGCCTCCTCTTTCAATATTGCAAGGGATTCTGGGTGCTCCTTGCAGAACCATTTGTGGCAACGTGTCAGGGGGAATTCCCAGGTGGAATAGTCCAGGGTGGGATTCTGAAGCCACGCACCTGTAGCCCAATGATGTTCCGTCCTTCTTTCAgcttttcaggcaggaatttgcGCTGCTGTTTCTCAGCATACTTCACACCGATATTCACCTTGTTGCCTTTTGTCTTGGCCTTGGGACAAGAAGCAGACACCCTTTTCGGTTTTGGCCTTGTGAAGTTGATCCCCTGACCCCATGGATCTTGTGCTTACAAGGAGCCTAGCTTCTTTCCCTTCCCGGTAGAAGAAACTGCTGTGTTACCATGAGTGGGAAGCGTACTGCTTCGACGCTTCGTGTTCAAGCTGAAAGCAGCAGGAGCGCTTCCCTGCTCAAACCTGCCTGGTTGTAGACTGGGATCAGATAGGCTGGGCTCAGTTTGGTTTCTTAAAGTGAGAGGTGGCTCTTTAGTTCTCAGTGTGTGAGAATAGGATGTAGTCACAGAATGGCAAGGGAAGGGCACGCTGCTCAGAAGCATCTTAGTACTTCACATATTCTATGGCTTGGAACTGATATTTAAAGCCAATTTTGGGGATGGGCCTTGGCAGCAATTAAGCTCTAGATAGTggaatggggctttccctgccCACCAGCTATTTGGGGAGAAAATTAGGTTTATCCTTTAGGAGAAAAAATGTAGACTAACGGCACATAACAAGCACAACTGGAACTCATAGATTTCTTGCATTTAAATTCTTAAGCCATGAACTCTTTAAGCTTGGGCAAGTTACTATTTTCTTGACCTCTGTGTCATTTGCCATATGGGGAAAATGCTAACCAATCTTAAGAACTGTTTGTAAAGCTTCCTAAGGTCATGTCGGTGAAACAACATTCTGCTATGTACATGCTAAATATTAATATTTCTGTTGAGCACTGTTACCGGAACCTTTAGTGAAAAAGTGGGCCGCTGGGCTACTTACCATGCTAGCCAGAGCAATCAGTGTAGACTGGACCTGGGTGTAGTTTGTGTTCTCAAAGAGGTCGTTGGCTTCAAAGATGTCGTGGGGCCTCACTCCGTATCTTGTGATAGCCTTAATGAAATTGCCAATATTCTCCAGCTGCAAAACAGGAGGGCCCAATAAACCATTTGCTGAGCCTTTTACCTCCCTCATGTTGCCCACTTCACTTGTGCAAGTAATGGCTTCCTTCCACAACTATCCTATTAGTAAGTGGACAGTGGCATttacagcagggctgggcaaatcTCCTGGCTTGTGAgacctctccccaccacccactttttttttcttctttttaacaagAACTCGGAGATCCACCAAAGACACAAATGTTGAATTCAAGAACCCAGCAATTTGTTTTCCATATCAGAACTGAACGGAGCTCCCAATCTTTCCACACCCAAATACTCCTGTTCATCCTcaggttttcttcatttcagcagtacaaTTTAGGGCTGAAGGGGAGTTATTTGGTTGCTATTGTTTTtccctttgtaaaaaaaatccttgctgatctaccgCAGATCACCCATAGATCTACTTAGTAGATCCAagcctactttctgcccactcctggcttagAGAACACTCTCTTAAACGGCATTGTTAAATCTAGAGCAAAAAGATGCCTGAAAAGGGTGAGGTCATCACCAATAATGGTAAGAAGGTACCCTAAGCACATAACCAACCTATTGGATTCAATGCCATGGCCAGCATAAATAAGTTGTATTGatctgtgtggtggtggtgtggtggtggtggtggtggtagcagtatACAGTGTAATATCCAGTCATAGGATAATGAGTTGGCAAAGGGCAGTGAGGTTGTTTGTTAactttatatagaatcatagaatagcagagttggaagaggcctagaaggccatctagtccaaccccctgctccatgcaggaatccaccctaaagcatccctgacagatggttgtccagctgcctcttgaaggcctctagtgtgggagagcccacaacctccctaggtaactgattccaccgtcacactgctctaacagtcaggaagtttttcctgatgtccagctggaatctggcttcctttaacttgagcccgttattccgtgtcctgcactctgggaggatcgagaagagatcctggccctcctctgtgtgaccacctttcaagtatatgaagagtgctatcatgtctcccctcaatcttctcttctccaggataaacatgcccagttctttcagtctctcttcatagggctttgtttccagacccctgatcatcctggttgccctcctctgaacacgctccagcttgtctgcgtccttcttgaattgtggagcccagaactggacgcaatactctagatgaggcctaaccagggccgaatagagaggaaccagtacctcacgtgatttggaagctatacatctattaatgcagcccaaaatagcatttgcctttcttgcagccatatcgcactgttggctcctattcagcttgcgatctattattattattattattatttatttatatagcaccatcaatgtacatggtgctgtacagagtaaaacagtaaatagcaagactctgccgcataggcttacaagatCTTTCTTGcttgttgtattgctgagccaagtgtcccccatcttgtaactgtgtatttggtttctattccctaaatgtagaactgtCCAATGGCAAATGCCCTTGGGGTGGTTTACAaccataagaaaaaaaaggaaaggaacctctcatgcaagcacttgagtcattgctaagTCTCTGCCCTGAAACGCCTACAATCTGGTGGAAaggggtccagataatcagtataACCTAGAAGTGCCTGGAGTTGACTAGCAACCACCTGCTCAgccaccttgcccaaaaatggaagattggcccctggttttaaaatattaagaTCTTTCGGATCGAACTCCAGCTTCTTCAAGAGAGGTTGAACTACCATCTCGTTTAAAGAGATCAGTAGTCAGCCATTTCTCAAGGAAGTACTGATCCCTTCCTAGATCCAGGTCATCAGGCTAAATCTAGTAGCTGTGATCAGCCAAGAAGGGCAGAGGGTAAGAGATGACAACCAAAACATCATCAGGGCATCAACAATTGAAACCCATCCCATACAACTAGACAAGATGACAGACCGGACACCAACACTGTGGGGGAGGTAGCAACCTTCAAATAGCCCAACAACACTccgtgggttatttgagggttgctgcccctTTAAACAACCCATGCCACCCAGGTTGGGATGACACTGCAAGCCATGCCAGCGAGGGTAATAGGGAAAATCTGGCCAGCAGGTAGCGGGTACACATGATGGGATTAACAAGCCACAattgcttgttaaccaccttgggCATGCAGGATGAtatgcaaaatatatatatatcttgttgGGCACAACTtcttgttgtccaaacctggagaAAGTTAAAAAACCACCCTTActccatggcctgttgtagggttgtggATTGGACAATATGAGAAGCTGTGACAACAGGAGCTTGAATTGGCAGCCCATTGTggctaataaaccatggtgggttgcagtgatTATGCAAAGCAAGTTGATTTTGTCCTCAAACAACATCACACCATCGTCTCAagattttccagggtttctttcccgcagcagcagagaaaaacagTTTATCTAAGGTCTGCTTCGCCAACATGGTTTGCAGCGTGTGCCGAGAGCCTGCGGGTGCATGTTTCATAACCTAACCTCCACTCATaagttgttgtgtcatccaaacctggcgaGGGCGATCTAtcagtgtggttaacaaaccatccaaaacccatgggctgttttaggcctggttcacacaattgtagatgggaaaataagccatggtgggttttgTCCCCCTGCCACGCATGCCAGGGAGATTAACGTAATTACCCTTGGCAGCACAACTTCGTATGTGCAATTCCCAGAGGGTGAGTCGttgtcatggttaacaagccatcccagAACCCTAGAACAGGCTATAGGTTCTGGGTAGCTTGCCTTCATGTGAAGCTGCACTGTGTAGGGCAGAGTTGCATGAGTGCCTCAGACAGCTGTGGGATATTTCTTGCACAAATACTTCCTCTATTTTGTGATAcatggttttgacctataaagccttacacggcttgggaccacaatacctgacggaacgcctctcccgacgtgaatatacccggtcactacgctcaacatctaaggccctcctccgggtgcctactccaagagaggctcggagtgtggcaacaagggatagggccttttcggtggtggcctctagactgtggaatgatctccctgatgaggctcgcctggcgccaacgctatctttccggtgccaggttaagactttcctctttgcccaggcatatggcggcacatcctaattacccacatgtttagtgtttaatcggtttttaatgctttatgtgtgtctgttctgtgttttagagttttaaattttgtatacttgtttttacctcaattttagaatttctgtaaactgcccagagagccctggctatgggagcggtatataagttaaataaataaataaataaataaataaataaataaataaatatttccccccaccctttagtatttttattttatttgacacATTCCTTTGGCTGCAGTCCCAGTACCAGAATCCTGGATGAAATTGGTGAAGAGAAGCAGTTTCCTTCTACCCCAGTTTTATTACTCTATTATGACCCTCTATCGTTTATCTTAAGTCTTTTTGGTTTTTTACGGTTGTGCTGGAATAGGCATTCAGATTGAATGGAGAGGGACTGAACGTTTGCGCAGCTCATATGATGTGTGCTTGTGTGTAGATTAAGAGGAAAGAGGCAAACTGATTGGGCCACATTCCTTTGCCTGTCCATGCAGAGGGCTCTTCCATTCTTATGGAAGATAAAGCTGATGGCTGTAGAAAAAGAACTTGCTTCGGAGCGTCTTAGTACAGAATCTGGTGCATAATTTAGGCTCCGCGTGCTCCCAGTTTTCTATTCTGTTCATCCCCTTCTGCCCCACTTTCACACTTGAGAGAGAGagttcacaacacaacaacaaaccatgggttggtcGTGATTATCAAACCATGCTCGTTAGCACAGCTGATTTACatatcatgacaacccagaattcaacaacccatgggttaactAAACCATTGGTTTGTGTTAGGTGTGAACCATAGCCCAAGTGAGTTTCTTTTTTatgtggggatttgaatctgggaattcccagtcctagtccaacactttcaCTCAAATTCATAGCAGTTTCATTGTTCTATCCAAAAAAGATTCAATGTCTTTTTGTTGAATAAAGTCCTGGGTTAGTGACAAAAGGAAGGGAATACTTACCTGGTGCCAGTTCTGTGTGGACTCATTCACCTTCCTCACTGATCCAGGCTGGAGTTTGTTGATGAGGCTGAAAgacagaaattgaagaaatgaaGGAAGTGTATCTCTAAGTGTCTTACGTTCGATCAAGGCTTTATTTGTCATGTTTCTCCTACATAAAGCATAGAAATAtaaaattggaaggggcctataaggccatcaagtccaacctcctgctcaatgcaggaatccacctcaaagcatccctgacagatggttgtccagctgcctcttgaaggcctctagtgtgggagagcccaccacctccctaggttattggctccattgtcgtactgctctaacaagaagtttttcctgatgtccagctggaatccggcttcctgtaacttgagcccattattccgtgtcctgcactctgggaggatcgagaagagatcctggccctcctctgtgtgacaaccttttaagtatttgaagagtgctatcatgtctcctctcagtcttctgttctccagactaaacatgccccgttctttcagtctgtcctcataggtctttgtttccagatccttgatcatcctcgttgccctctgaacatgctccagcttgtctgcatccttcttgaattgtggagcccagaactggatgcaatactctagatgaggcctaaccagggccgaatagagaggaaccagtacctcatgcgattcagaaggtatacttctattaatgcatcccaaagtagcatttgcctttcttgcagccatattgcactgttggctcatattcagcttgtgatctacaacaattccaagatccttctcctttgtagtattgctgagccaagtatcccccatcttgtaactgtgcctttggtttctatttcctagatgtagaacttggcatttatccctattaaatttcatcctgttgttttcagcccagcactccagcctatcaagatcactttgaagtttgtttctgccttccagggtattagctatcccacccaattttgtgtcatctgcaaatttgataagcgttccctgcacctcctcgtccaaatcattaataaaaatgttgaagagcactgggcccaggactgagccctgcggtaccccactcgttgcctctcctcagtttgagaaggtgtgcatgtgtgtgcttgggtttccttttccttttaggtGAAGCATACACCATACTTGGTTCTGTCATATAGCCTTGTACTAATACAAATGCACAGGCACCATGTTAAACTGGTACTTTTTCTACTTTGGCACATCTGATAGAAAgtcatcctccccccacccaccccagctgtccatccatccttccttccttcctggggcACGCTCTTCTAGGAGCTGGCATAGAATTCAAAAGTAAGTGAGGGAAGAGGGTAAgaagcctagagaagagaagattgaggggagacatgatagcactcttcaaatacttgaaaggtggtcacacagaggagggccaggatctcttctcgatcctcccagagtgcaggacacggaataacgggctcaagttaaaggaagccagattccagctggacgtcaggaaaaacttcctgactgttagagcagtacgacaatggaaccagttacctagggaggttgtgggctctcccacactagaggcattcaggaggcggctggacaaccatctgtcagggatgctttagggtggatccctgcattgagcagggggttggactcgatggccttgtaggtcccttccaaccctgctattctatgattctaagtgtggatTGTTATTTTTCGGTCTTCACCCTTCACAAACCACCCACAT
This window of the Elgaria multicarinata webbii isolate HBS135686 ecotype San Diego chromosome 3, rElgMul1.1.pri, whole genome shotgun sequence genome carries:
- the CNN1 gene encoding calponin-1, coding for MSATHFNRGPAYGMSAEVKSKLAQKYDPQREHELRQWIEEVTGKRIGDNFMESLKDGVILCDLINKLQPGSVRKVNESTQNWHQLENIGNFIKAITRYGVRPHDIFEANDLFENTNYTQVQSTLIALASMAKTKGNKVNIGVKYAEKQQRKFLPEKLKEGRNIIGLQMGTNKFASQQGMTAYGTRRHLYDPKLGTDQPLDQATISLQMGTNKGASQAGMTAPGTKRQIFEPTLGMEHCDTQNISLQMGSNKGASQQGMTVYGLPRQVYDSKYCLTPNYPSIGDEEDHYNHSHHNFYNSE